One genomic segment of Rhizobium viscosum includes these proteins:
- a CDS encoding MDR family MFS transporter, with product MATLQIAANSNSVARPAAAAVPAAKPAMSPLRMWTAVVGSTLGAFMAILNIQIVNASLADIQGAIGAGTDDGGWISTSYLIAEIVVIPLSAWLARVFSVRNYLLVNAILFLVFSVACAFAVNLQQMIILRAIQGFTGGVLIPMAFTIIITLLPKPKQPIGLALFALSATFAPAIGPTIGGYFTENWGWEYIFYINLVPGALMVGMLWASLDRAPMNLGLLAKGDWPGIITMAIGLAALQTVLEEGNKEDWFGSDFIVRLSIIAAISLTLFLIIELKVSHPLLNLRLFARRNFGFGILANFLLGIALYGSVFVLPIYLTRIQGYNSEQIGFVLAWTGIPQLVLIPLVPRLMKRFDIRLLIIVGFALFAASNFMNVHMTGDYASDQLFWPNVVRAVGQALVFTPLSAIATAGIEQENAGSASALFNMMRNLGGAVGIASLQTFLSKREQFHSNILTNSVSVFEEATRDRIAKLTGYFMSHGVGDQALATHKAVVAIALKLRRQANIMAFSDTFFLLGIALVIALLATLLLKKPGQISGGGAH from the coding sequence ATGGCTACGCTTCAGATCGCCGCAAACAGCAATTCGGTCGCGCGTCCCGCCGCTGCGGCCGTCCCCGCTGCCAAACCTGCCATGAGCCCGCTTCGCATGTGGACAGCCGTCGTCGGCTCGACGCTCGGCGCCTTCATGGCGATCCTCAACATCCAGATCGTCAATGCTTCGCTTGCGGACATCCAGGGCGCCATCGGCGCCGGCACCGACGATGGCGGCTGGATCTCGACCTCCTACCTGATCGCCGAGATTGTCGTCATTCCGCTCAGCGCCTGGCTTGCGCGCGTCTTTTCGGTGCGCAACTACCTGCTGGTCAACGCCATCCTTTTCCTGGTCTTTTCGGTCGCCTGCGCCTTTGCTGTCAATCTGCAGCAAATGATCATCCTGCGTGCGATCCAGGGCTTCACCGGCGGCGTGCTGATCCCGATGGCCTTCACCATCATCATCACGCTCCTGCCCAAGCCGAAGCAGCCGATCGGCCTTGCGCTCTTTGCGCTGTCGGCCACCTTCGCTCCGGCGATCGGTCCGACCATCGGCGGCTATTTTACCGAAAACTGGGGCTGGGAATATATCTTCTATATCAATCTCGTACCCGGCGCGCTGATGGTCGGCATGCTCTGGGCCTCGCTCGACCGTGCGCCGATGAACCTCGGCCTGCTCGCCAAGGGCGACTGGCCCGGCATCATCACCATGGCGATCGGCCTCGCCGCACTGCAGACCGTGCTGGAAGAAGGCAACAAGGAAGACTGGTTCGGCTCCGATTTCATCGTCCGCCTCTCCATTATCGCCGCCATCTCGCTGACGCTCTTCCTGATCATCGAATTGAAGGTTTCCCATCCGCTCTTGAACCTGCGTCTGTTTGCCCGCCGCAATTTCGGTTTCGGCATACTTGCGAATTTCCTGCTGGGCATCGCGCTTTATGGCTCCGTCTTCGTGCTGCCGATCTACCTGACCCGCATCCAGGGTTACAATTCCGAACAGATCGGCTTTGTCCTCGCCTGGACCGGCATTCCGCAGCTCGTGCTGATCCCGCTGGTGCCGCGCCTGATGAAGCGCTTCGACATCCGCCTGCTGATCATCGTCGGCTTTGCGCTCTTTGCCGCCTCGAACTTCATGAACGTGCACATGACCGGCGACTATGCGAGCGACCAGCTCTTTTGGCCGAATGTCGTGCGTGCCGTCGGCCAGGCGCTGGTCTTCACACCGCTCTCGGCGATTGCCACTGCTGGTATCGAACAGGAGAATGCGGGTTCCGCTTCCGCCCTTTTCAACATGATGCGCAATCTCGGCGGCGCAGTCGGCATCGCTTCGCTGCAGACCTTCCTCTCGAAGCGCGAGCAGTTCCACTCGAATATCCTGACCAATTCTGTCTCCGTCTTCGAGGAAGCCACCCGCGACCGCATTGCAAAGCTTACCGGCTACTTCATGAGCCACGGCGTCGGCGATCAGGCGCTTGCCACGCACAAGGCAGTCGTTGCCATCGCACTGAAACTGCGCAGACAGGCCAATATCATGGCCTTCAGCGATACTTTCTTCCTGCTCGGCATCGCCCTTGTCATCGCCTTGCTTGCCACCCTGCTTCTCAAAAAGCCCGGCCAGATCTCCGGCGGCGGCGCGCACTGA
- a CDS encoding adenylate/guanylate cyclase domain-containing protein, which translates to MEYAVETKASAGSRNTTAALDLIEWLTGDECHALDEPGLVSGLGRRLRALGVPVDRLTLHLMTLHPEFIGRTIAWAPGEPVEIHDREHGARLAIANTPLHRVFETREMLIAGPGKSPHGRWQHLDIFAGRELVQLMLAPLCNADGPVSAAIFGTKRPGGFTASEMQVIERIVPALRNTSELRILRQVELSLLDTYIGPMTASRILAGQIRQGEIESMQAALLLCDLRGFTELSNRVPGETVLGLLNAYFDHVIPAITREGGEVLKFMGDAVLAFFPGYDAARTCNAALTAARAILEALDGFNYDGIGAKAGIALHHGEVSYGNIGSGRRLDFTLIGGDVNLVSRIQGVCSELGEALLMSQDFFNEVRPEYAVSAGSHRLKGFTDGVELYAVRR; encoded by the coding sequence ATCGAATATGCCGTTGAAACCAAGGCATCGGCCGGCAGCCGCAACACGACTGCCGCGCTCGACCTCATCGAATGGCTGACCGGCGACGAATGTCACGCTCTCGATGAGCCGGGCCTCGTCTCCGGTCTCGGCCGCCGCCTGCGGGCGCTCGGCGTTCCCGTCGACCGGCTGACGCTTCATCTCATGACGTTGCACCCGGAATTCATCGGGCGCACCATCGCCTGGGCGCCAGGCGAACCGGTGGAGATTCATGACCGTGAGCATGGCGCACGGCTCGCCATTGCCAACACGCCGCTGCACAGAGTTTTCGAAACACGCGAGATGCTGATCGCAGGGCCGGGCAAAAGCCCGCATGGCCGTTGGCAGCATCTCGACATCTTCGCCGGGCGCGAGCTCGTGCAACTGATGCTTGCCCCGCTCTGCAATGCCGACGGTCCGGTCAGCGCGGCCATCTTCGGCACCAAACGGCCGGGCGGCTTCACCGCTTCGGAGATGCAAGTGATCGAACGTATCGTGCCGGCGCTACGCAATACCAGCGAACTCCGCATCCTGCGGCAGGTCGAACTCAGCCTGCTCGACACCTATATCGGTCCGATGACGGCAAGCCGCATCCTTGCAGGCCAGATCCGCCAGGGCGAGATCGAATCCATGCAGGCCGCCCTCCTGCTTTGCGACCTGCGCGGCTTTACCGAACTCTCCAACCGGGTGCCGGGCGAAACCGTGCTCGGCCTGCTGAACGCCTATTTCGACCACGTCATTCCGGCAATCACGCGCGAAGGCGGCGAAGTGCTGAAATTCATGGGCGATGCAGTGCTCGCCTTCTTCCCCGGCTACGATGCAGCCCGAACCTGCAATGCCGCGCTTACGGCGGCGCGGGCGATCCTCGAAGCGCTCGATGGGTTCAACTACGATGGGATCGGCGCCAAGGCCGGCATCGCGCTGCATCATGGCGAGGTCAGCTACGGCAATATCGGCTCAGGCCGGCGGCTGGATTTCACGCTGATCGGCGGAGACGTGAATCTCGTCAGCCGTATTCAGGGCGTGTGCAGCGAGCTTGGGGAAGCCCTGCTGATGTCGCAGGACTTTTTCAATGAGGTGCGCCCTGAGTACGCCGTGTCGGCGGGAAGCCACAGATTAAAAGGCTTCACGGATGGGGTAGAGCTTTATGCAGTGAGACGCTAG
- a CDS encoding branched-chain amino acid aminotransferase, which produces MPVDTSPRTTTWTYVDGEWIAGNPPLIGPTSHAMWLGSTVFDGARWFDGIAPDLDLHCQRINRSAVAMGLKPVKTAEEIEALAWDGVKKFDGKTPIYIKPMYWGEHGSPGSVVAVDGESTRFALCLFEAAMGGHGGSSLTVSPYRRPTPETAMTDAKAGALYPNSGRAIAEARSRGFDNALMRDMNGNVVETASSNVFMVRDGVVFTPIANRTFLAGITRFRVLGLLRKAGFDVREATLSVEDFMGADEIFTSGNYSKVVGVNRLDGRNFQEGPVTRKALELYMNWAYGRGGNEE; this is translated from the coding sequence ATGCCCGTCGATACGTCACCGCGCACGACCACCTGGACCTATGTGGACGGAGAGTGGATTGCCGGCAACCCGCCGCTGATCGGGCCAACCTCTCACGCCATGTGGCTGGGTTCTACTGTCTTCGACGGCGCCCGCTGGTTCGATGGCATTGCGCCGGATCTCGACCTTCATTGCCAGCGTATCAACCGTTCCGCCGTTGCCATGGGCCTGAAGCCGGTGAAGACTGCTGAAGAGATCGAGGCGCTTGCCTGGGATGGCGTGAAGAAATTCGACGGCAAGACGCCGATCTATATCAAGCCGATGTATTGGGGCGAGCATGGTTCGCCGGGCAGTGTCGTGGCCGTTGATGGCGAATCCACCCGCTTCGCGCTCTGCTTGTTCGAAGCGGCGATGGGCGGCCATGGCGGCTCTTCGCTGACCGTCTCGCCCTACCGCCGCCCCACGCCGGAAACCGCGATGACCGATGCCAAGGCAGGCGCGCTCTATCCGAACAGCGGCCGGGCGATTGCCGAAGCGAGAAGCCGCGGCTTCGATAATGCGCTGATGCGTGACATGAACGGCAATGTGGTCGAAACCGCTTCCTCGAACGTCTTCATGGTCAGGGACGGCGTCGTCTTCACGCCGATTGCCAACCGTACCTTCCTCGCCGGCATCACGCGGTTCCGCGTCCTCGGCCTGCTGCGCAAGGCGGGCTTCGACGTGCGCGAGGCCACTCTTTCTGTCGAGGATTTCATGGGTGCCGACGAGATTTTCACGTCCGGCAACTATTCGAAGGTCGTCGGTGTCAACAGGCTTGACGGCCGCAATTTCCAGGAAGGCCCGGTTACCCGCAAGGCGCTGGAACTCTATATGAACTGGGCTTACGGGCGCGGCGGGAATGAGGAGTAG
- a CDS encoding zinc-dependent alcohol dehydrogenase family protein, with protein sequence MKAMYYEAFEQAPEIRTVPDPTPSEDGVVIKVGATGLCRSDWHGWMGHDPDIRLPHVPGHELAGKIVATGKGVVRFKVGDRVTVPFVSGCGHCSECHSGNQQVCPNQFQPGFTHWGSFAEYVGIDYADTNLVHLPESVDDATAASLGCRFATSFRAVADQARTGPGEWIAVHGCGGVGLSAIMIATALGANAIAVDISEEKLAFARECGAVAMINASAVADVAEAVREITKGGAHVSIDALGHPVTCFNSIKNLRRRGRHVQVGLMLGEHSTPQIPMAQVIGHELEIYGSHGMQAWRYDAMLSMLAAGKIAPQKLIGKRISLEEAVPALMTLDKAEGTGISVITQF encoded by the coding sequence ATGAAAGCCATGTATTACGAAGCCTTCGAACAGGCGCCTGAGATCCGCACCGTGCCGGACCCGACGCCTTCGGAAGACGGTGTGGTCATCAAGGTCGGAGCGACTGGGCTCTGCCGCAGCGACTGGCACGGCTGGATGGGCCATGATCCGGATATCCGTCTGCCGCATGTGCCGGGCCACGAGCTTGCCGGCAAGATCGTCGCAACCGGCAAGGGCGTCGTGCGCTTCAAGGTCGGCGACCGGGTGACGGTGCCCTTCGTTTCCGGCTGCGGCCATTGCAGCGAATGCCATTCCGGCAACCAGCAGGTCTGCCCCAACCAGTTTCAGCCGGGCTTCACCCATTGGGGCTCCTTCGCGGAATATGTCGGCATCGACTATGCCGATACCAATCTCGTGCACCTGCCTGAAAGTGTGGACGATGCGACGGCGGCAAGCCTTGGCTGCCGCTTCGCCACCTCTTTTCGCGCCGTCGCCGACCAGGCACGCACCGGCCCCGGCGAATGGATCGCCGTACATGGCTGCGGCGGCGTGGGGCTCTCGGCGATCATGATCGCGACGGCACTTGGAGCCAACGCCATCGCTGTCGATATTTCCGAGGAGAAGCTTGCCTTTGCGCGCGAATGCGGGGCGGTCGCCATGATCAATGCTTCCGCGGTCGCCGACGTGGCGGAGGCGGTGCGCGAGATCACTAAGGGTGGCGCGCATGTTTCCATCGATGCGCTCGGGCACCCTGTCACCTGCTTCAATTCGATCAAGAACCTGCGCCGGCGCGGCCGGCATGTGCAGGTAGGGCTGATGCTCGGCGAGCATTCGACGCCGCAGATCCCGATGGCCCAGGTGATCGGCCATGAGCTGGAAATCTACGGCAGCCACGGCATGCAGGCATGGCGCTACGACGCGATGCTTTCCATGCTCGCCGCCGGCAAGATCGCGCCGCAGAAACTGATCGGCAAACGCATCAGCCTTGAAGAGGCAGTGCCGGCACTGATGACGCTCGACAAGGCCGAAGGCACGGGCATCAGCGTGATTACGCAGTTCTAG
- a CDS encoding adenylate/guanylate cyclase domain-containing protein — MSETQRKLTTIFAADVQDYTRLMGADEEGTLAMLKHYRDAMSRLIASHGGRVVNTWGDGLLADFPSVVEAVRAAIDVQNELAGKNAARPTDGRMLFRIGINLGDVIVEGEDIYGDGVNIAARLQASAPAGGIVISNTVYDQVRNKVAVGFDFLGALEMKNVADAVPSYAVRIGDISAEPRKPAAAPERPVEIPAPRPVPALRPRGRLRKLGGILALIGAVLIFINIVTWEGEFWAVWPMLAFAFVTAMIWVRRQDRFDQRVAAFAVIGVGIVAINMLTWHGTFWAIWPLLGLSVAAGIRWAMRD, encoded by the coding sequence ATGAGCGAGACACAACGCAAGCTGACGACGATCTTTGCAGCCGACGTGCAGGATTATACGCGCTTGATGGGCGCGGATGAGGAAGGCACGCTCGCCATGCTCAAGCATTATCGCGATGCCATGTCTCGCCTCATCGCCTCGCATGGCGGACGCGTGGTCAATACCTGGGGCGACGGATTGCTGGCCGATTTCCCGAGCGTTGTCGAAGCGGTGCGGGCGGCGATCGACGTGCAGAACGAGCTAGCAGGCAAGAATGCAGCGCGGCCCACGGATGGGCGCATGCTCTTCCGCATCGGCATCAATCTCGGCGACGTCATCGTCGAAGGCGAGGATATCTATGGCGATGGCGTCAATATCGCTGCCCGCCTGCAGGCATCCGCGCCGGCCGGCGGGATCGTGATCTCGAACACGGTCTATGACCAAGTGCGAAACAAGGTGGCTGTCGGGTTCGACTTTCTGGGGGCATTGGAGATGAAGAACGTTGCCGATGCCGTGCCGAGCTATGCCGTGCGCATCGGCGATATCAGCGCGGAACCGCGGAAGCCGGCAGCCGCTCCCGAACGGCCCGTCGAAATCCCAGCACCAAGACCGGTCCCGGCGCTGCGCCCGCGCGGCAGGCTGCGTAAGCTCGGCGGCATTCTCGCTCTTATCGGCGCAGTGCTCATCTTCATCAACATCGTCACTTGGGAAGGCGAGTTCTGGGCCGTCTGGCCGATGCTTGCCTTCGCCTTCGTGACGGCAATGATATGGGTACGGAGGCAGGACCGGTTCGATCAGCGCGTCGCCGCGTTTGCCGTCATCGGGGTCGGCATCGTCGCTATCAACATGCTGACATGGCACGGGACATTCTGGGCAATATGGCCACTGCTGGGGCTTTCGGTCGCCGCCGGCATTCGCTGGGCGATGCGCGACTGA
- the tetR gene encoding tetracycline resistance transcriptional repressor TetR — protein MKVDRAQIVDEALKLLNEVGIDALSTRLLADRLNVRQPALYWHFKSKRALIEAMAEEIMTRGHTHDWPVVPENWRDFVLENTRDFRRTLLSYRDGGRVHAGTETSPQDLPNVEAHIAVLVGAGMEAEFAMELLVAIARYTVGCVIEEQAEPPPEREKLDAAAADFPLTHRAITHYRNCGHEAFFEAGLRMMIDGAALRLSRDT, from the coding sequence ATGAAGGTGGACCGGGCGCAGATCGTCGATGAAGCGCTGAAGCTCTTGAACGAGGTGGGCATCGATGCGCTCTCCACGCGGCTGCTCGCCGATCGGCTGAATGTGCGCCAGCCCGCGCTTTACTGGCATTTCAAGAGCAAGCGGGCGCTCATAGAAGCCATGGCCGAGGAGATCATGACGCGCGGCCACACCCACGACTGGCCGGTCGTGCCTGAGAACTGGCGGGACTTCGTGCTCGAAAACACCCGTGATTTCCGTCGCACGCTCCTGAGCTATCGCGATGGCGGCCGCGTGCATGCCGGCACGGAAACCAGTCCGCAGGATCTTCCCAATGTCGAAGCCCATATCGCAGTCCTTGTCGGAGCAGGCATGGAAGCGGAATTCGCCATGGAGTTACTCGTCGCCATCGCCCGCTACACCGTCGGCTGTGTCATCGAGGAGCAGGCCGAGCCGCCGCCGGAGCGGGAAAAGCTCGATGCTGCAGCCGCCGATTTCCCGCTGACGCACCGGGCGATCACGCATTATCGCAATTGCGGTCACGAGGCCTTCTTCGAGGCCGGCCTGCGGATGATGATCGACGGCGCCGCCCTTCGGTTGTCGCGGGACACCTAA
- the tet gene encoding Tet(A)/Tet(B)/Tet(C) family tetracycline efflux MFS transporter, giving the protein MKKALTVIYATVILDAAGIGLTLPIFPRLLEDVGHTDNLGWRFGAFLALYALMQFIFSPVLGSLSDRFGRKPVLMLSLAGAAVDYVFMALAPSLWLLFIGRAIAGITGASNAVAAACVTDITEDAERTRRFGQLSACFGIGFIAGPAIGGVLGEFSVRLPFIAAAGLNAANLLMALFLLPETHRTGAEAESQEFSPLAHFRWLLGYRLLLPLAGAYFILALVGEVGGTIWVLYGQDKFSWPPMMVGLSLAAFGFFHAVVQAFIAGPISERWGEHRTLLIGIIADSAAYIIIALVTQGWMAFLLMPLFCLGGIGAPALQSLVTGRVDSDHQGRAQGLLASMTSLASIVGPLAISTIYFASRDIFPGLVWVLGAGFYVLCLPVAFTRRPKDATA; this is encoded by the coding sequence ATGAAAAAAGCGCTCACCGTCATCTATGCCACCGTGATCCTCGATGCCGCTGGGATTGGCCTCACCCTGCCGATCTTTCCGCGGCTGCTGGAGGATGTCGGCCATACCGACAATCTCGGCTGGCGGTTCGGCGCCTTTCTGGCGCTCTATGCACTGATGCAGTTCATCTTCTCGCCGGTGCTCGGCTCGCTGTCGGATCGCTTCGGCCGCAAGCCGGTGCTGATGCTGTCGCTAGCCGGTGCGGCGGTCGACTATGTGTTCATGGCCCTTGCGCCGTCGCTTTGGCTGCTCTTCATCGGCAGGGCGATCGCCGGCATTACCGGTGCCAGCAATGCGGTCGCTGCCGCCTGCGTGACCGACATTACCGAAGATGCCGAGCGCACGCGTCGCTTCGGCCAGTTGAGCGCCTGCTTCGGCATCGGCTTCATTGCCGGGCCGGCGATTGGCGGCGTGCTTGGCGAATTCTCCGTGCGACTGCCCTTCATCGCCGCTGCCGGGCTCAATGCAGCCAACCTGCTGATGGCCCTCTTCCTTCTGCCGGAGACGCACAGGACCGGTGCGGAAGCCGAGAGCCAAGAGTTTTCGCCGCTGGCGCATTTCCGCTGGCTGCTGGGCTACCGGTTGCTGCTGCCTCTTGCCGGCGCCTATTTCATCCTTGCGCTTGTCGGCGAGGTCGGCGGCACAATCTGGGTTCTCTATGGTCAGGACAAATTTTCCTGGCCGCCGATGATGGTCGGCCTCTCGCTCGCCGCTTTCGGCTTCTTCCATGCTGTCGTGCAGGCCTTCATCGCCGGACCGATCAGCGAGCGATGGGGCGAGCACCGGACACTCCTGATCGGCATCATCGCCGACAGCGCAGCCTATATCATCATCGCGCTGGTGACACAGGGCTGGATGGCCTTCCTGCTGATGCCGCTCTTCTGCCTCGGCGGCATCGGGGCTCCGGCCCTGCAGTCTCTGGTGACAGGGCGTGTCGACAGCGATCATCAGGGGCGTGCGCAGGGGCTGCTTGCGAGCATGACGAGCCTCGCCTCGATCGTCGGGCCACTGGCGATCAGCACGATCTACTTCGCTTCGCGCGATATTTTCCCCGGGCTTGTCTGGGTCCTTGGCGCGGGTTTCTACGTGCTCTGCCTGCCGGTTGCCTTCACGCGCCGGCCGAAAGATGCCACGGCCTGA
- a CDS encoding sugar phosphate isomerase/epimerase family protein, whose translation MSSLPVVGAAMTIDELENHRDWLFEKSRDLELQSFIDADVLNGDWTLRANRARKLLDGYKGRVGIHGPFWGFIIASQDPDIRAVVSRRMLQGLDVCAAIGGTHMVVHSPYTTWSYNNLDNNEGEREKIVEYCHQTMRDAVKRAEEIGCTLVIENIEDKDPHIRVALAESFNSPAVSVSIDTGHAHYAHGSTGAPPVDYYVRAAGSRLGHVHLQDADGYADRHWALGEGTVNWRAVFAALAKVESNPRLIIEIKDKSKIIASAEYLASIGVAQ comes from the coding sequence ATGTCTTCTCTTCCCGTCGTCGGCGCTGCCATGACGATCGACGAACTCGAAAACCATCGTGACTGGCTCTTTGAAAAGTCCCGCGATCTCGAACTGCAGAGCTTCATCGATGCAGATGTTCTGAATGGTGATTGGACCCTGCGTGCCAATCGCGCCAGGAAGCTGCTCGACGGCTACAAGGGCCGCGTCGGTATTCATGGCCCGTTCTGGGGCTTCATCATTGCCTCACAGGATCCGGATATCCGCGCGGTCGTCTCCCGCCGCATGCTGCAGGGCCTCGATGTCTGCGCCGCGATCGGCGGCACGCATATGGTCGTCCACAGCCCCTATACGACCTGGAGCTACAACAACCTCGACAATAACGAGGGCGAACGCGAAAAGATCGTTGAATACTGCCATCAGACGATGCGCGATGCGGTGAAGCGTGCCGAGGAAATCGGCTGCACCCTCGTCATCGAGAATATCGAAGACAAGGACCCGCATATCCGCGTGGCACTGGCTGAAAGCTTCAACTCGCCGGCCGTCTCCGTCTCCATCGACACCGGCCATGCACACTACGCCCACGGCTCCACCGGCGCCCCGCCGGTCGATTATTACGTCCGTGCCGCCGGCAGCCGCCTAGGCCACGTGCACCTGCAGGATGCCGATGGCTATGCCGACCGCCACTGGGCGCTCGGCGAAGGCACTGTCAACTGGCGTGCGGTTTTCGCAGCGCTTGCCAAGGTCGAAAGCAATCCGCGTCTGATTATCGAGATCAAGGACAAGTCGAAGATCATCGCTTCGGCCGAATACCTGGCTTCGATCGGCGTCGCCCAATAA
- a CDS encoding cupin domain-containing protein, producing the protein MSNSFVKTDARTEAKSFFVLGDKVERRARLTGNWLNIFDVTVEPGGHTPRHAHASPEVFRIIEGTLTIWRLTDTGPEEIEAGAGDIVTIAPFMVHGYSNNGTVPVVFSAIVDRDMAEFIETEGVTEQPQGSPSPETVARMRAAANAHGITILAA; encoded by the coding sequence ATGTCCAACTCATTTGTGAAAACAGATGCCCGGACGGAGGCGAAAAGCTTCTTCGTGCTGGGCGACAAGGTCGAGCGACGGGCTCGCCTGACAGGCAACTGGCTCAACATCTTCGACGTGACCGTTGAGCCCGGCGGCCACACACCGCGTCACGCGCATGCGAGCCCGGAAGTCTTCCGGATCATCGAGGGTACGCTGACGATCTGGCGGCTGACCGATACTGGACCGGAAGAGATCGAAGCCGGCGCCGGCGACATCGTCACCATCGCACCCTTCATGGTGCACGGCTATTCCAACAACGGAACCGTCCCGGTGGTCTTTTCTGCCATCGTCGACCGCGACATGGCCGAATTTATCGAGACCGAGGGCGTTACTGAACAGCCGCAAGGCAGCCCATCACCGGAAACGGTGGCACGCATGCGGGCGGCAGCAAACGCGCATGGGATCACGATCCTGGCTGCCTGA
- the tam gene encoding trans-aconitate 2-methyltransferase: protein MAWSASQYVKFEDERTRPARDLLAQVPLTELRHAVDLGCGPGNSTELIIDRYGAQNVSGLDSDLNMLEAARKRLPGTAFVEANLSTWQPSEPADLLFANAVFQWLPNHLDIFDRLMDGLAPGGVLAVQMPDNLGEPSHLTMEETAHAGPWKAAFEQKNVRRNVLPPPSTYYSRLIAKSSRVDIWHTIYNHPMDNAAAIVEWVKGTGLRPYLDHAGEEHREAFLADYLERIDRVYPKAADGKVLLKFPRLFMVAVKA, encoded by the coding sequence ATGGCGTGGTCAGCCAGCCAATATGTGAAATTCGAGGATGAACGCACCCGCCCGGCGCGTGACCTGCTGGCGCAGGTACCGCTGACGGAGTTGCGCCACGCGGTCGATCTCGGCTGTGGACCAGGCAATTCGACAGAGCTGATCATTGACCGCTATGGCGCGCAAAATGTGTCGGGTCTCGACAGCGACCTGAACATGCTGGAGGCGGCCCGCAAGCGCCTGCCGGGCACGGCTTTCGTAGAGGCCAACCTTTCGACCTGGCAGCCCTCGGAGCCGGCGGACCTGCTCTTTGCCAATGCAGTGTTCCAGTGGCTGCCCAACCATCTCGATATTTTCGACCGGCTGATGGACGGGCTGGCGCCGGGCGGCGTGCTTGCCGTGCAGATGCCCGACAATCTCGGCGAGCCGAGCCATCTGACGATGGAGGAAACGGCCCATGCCGGTCCGTGGAAGGCCGCCTTCGAGCAGAAAAACGTGCGGCGCAATGTGCTTCCGCCGCCATCGACCTATTACAGCCGGCTGATCGCCAAATCCTCCCGCGTCGACATCTGGCACACGATCTACAATCACCCGATGGACAATGCCGCGGCGATCGTCGAATGGGTCAAGGGAACGGGCCTGCGCCCCTATCTCGACCATGCCGGCGAAGAACATCGCGAGGCGTTTCTGGCCGACTATCTCGAGCGTATAGACCGCGTCTATCCGAAGGCTGCTGACGGCAAGGTGCTGCTCAAGTTCCCGCGCTTGTTCATGGTGGCCGTGAAGGCCTGA